Proteins from a single region of Thermococcus sp. EP1:
- a CDS encoding DUF4350 domain-containing protein — MRRAIYTILMAFGIFLLVMPLTIPVFYTSADFSVFNTKWNGASNFGRLLYEETNIMPVITSYNSFGLGEREGVLLILGPDLSYSSLEIDEIKKFLENGGTLVLIDDFGTGNDILTGLNLTARFTGLIPIDVFYSKNYNFPELVRILDPQLSVGVDKLTLNVPSVIVGAEGSIYTSKVAVIGNNQRQLPIMSELEYGNGRIILFSDPSVFINDMFEKNEPFIRNFVRYIKADVIYIDEAHHTSFNPYAVGTVVIKRSLDKMKAFYVILGVAVLAILIESGLALEGISRVVNALLGKIFKEEEKSLDDVIEELKKEGYDEKVLRKIIREIQTGKKLGD, encoded by the coding sequence ATGAGAAGGGCCATCTACACTATCCTCATGGCATTCGGTATCTTTCTCCTCGTGATGCCCTTAACCATACCCGTATTCTACACCAGTGCAGATTTCAGCGTTTTCAATACAAAGTGGAACGGAGCCTCAAACTTTGGAAGGCTCCTCTATGAGGAAACAAATATCATGCCCGTGATAACCTCCTATAACTCCTTTGGTCTTGGCGAGAGGGAAGGCGTTCTCCTGATCCTCGGACCCGACCTGAGCTATTCCTCCCTTGAGATTGATGAGATCAAGAAGTTTCTGGAGAACGGGGGGACCCTTGTTCTAATAGACGACTTTGGAACCGGGAACGATATTTTGACGGGCCTAAACCTAACGGCCAGATTTACCGGCCTCATCCCCATTGATGTCTTCTACTCAAAGAACTACAACTTCCCAGAGCTCGTGAGGATCTTGGACCCACAGCTGAGTGTCGGAGTTGATAAGCTGACACTCAACGTCCCCTCCGTAATAGTGGGTGCTGAAGGGTCAATATATACGAGCAAAGTGGCCGTTATAGGGAACAACCAGAGGCAGCTCCCAATAATGAGTGAGCTGGAGTATGGAAACGGGAGGATAATCCTGTTCTCAGATCCGAGTGTTTTCATAAACGATATGTTCGAGAAGAACGAGCCGTTCATAAGAAACTTTGTAAGGTATATAAAAGCAGATGTGATTTACATCGATGAGGCCCATCACACGAGCTTCAATCCCTACGCCGTCGGAACAGTGGTTATCAAGAGAAGTCTGGATAAAATGAAGGCCTTTTACGTGATTTTGGGAGTGGCAGTTTTAGCCATACTCATTGAGAGCGGCCTAGCCTTAGAGGGAATAAGCAGGGTTGTAAATGCCCTGCTAGGCAAAATCTTTAAGGAAGAAGAAAAAAGTTTGGATGATGTGATAGAGGAGTTAAAGAAAGAGGGTTATGATGAGAAGGTCCTCAGGAAGATAATAAGGGAAATACAAACTGGTAAAAAGCTGGGTGATTAA
- the twy1 gene encoding 4-demethylwyosine synthase TYW1, protein MDVKPNMPEEIVNLFKKQHYALVGHHSSVKLCHWLKESIKHNRVCYKQKFYGIESHRCLQMTPVTAWCTHNCIFCWRPMEGFLGVEMPEPLDDPAFIVEESIKAQRKLLSGYWGVKDQINVKKLEEAMEPRHAAISLSGEPTLYPMIGDLVEEFHKRGFTTFIVSNGTEPEVLEKMLEENKLPKQLYVSLTAPDEETYQKVNVPMIPDGWDRINRTLELMRDLPVRTVIRLTLVKGENMHNPEGYAKLIMKARPMFVEAKAYMFVGFSRNRLTINNMPSHEDIKAFAEELVKHLPGYHIEDEYPPSRVVLIMRDDVSKADRVIKH, encoded by the coding sequence ATGGATGTAAAACCAAACATGCCTGAGGAGATTGTAAATTTGTTTAAAAAACAGCATTACGCTCTTGTTGGTCATCACAGCTCAGTTAAACTCTGTCATTGGTTAAAGGAGAGTATAAAACATAATCGTGTTTGCTACAAACAGAAGTTCTATGGGATAGAATCCCATAGATGCTTGCAAATGACTCCAGTTACAGCTTGGTGTACGCACAATTGTATCTTCTGTTGGCGCCCCATGGAGGGATTTTTAGGAGTAGAGATGCCAGAACCATTGGATGATCCTGCATTTATTGTGGAAGAGAGCATAAAGGCTCAAAGAAAACTCTTAAGTGGTTACTGGGGGGTAAAAGATCAAATAAACGTCAAAAAGCTTGAAGAAGCCATGGAGCCAAGGCATGCTGCCATAAGTCTCTCAGGCGAGCCAACGTTATATCCAATGATAGGGGACCTCGTTGAAGAGTTCCACAAGAGAGGATTCACAACGTTTATAGTGAGCAACGGTACTGAGCCAGAAGTTCTGGAGAAGATGCTCGAAGAAAACAAACTCCCGAAGCAGCTCTATGTTTCTCTGACGGCCCCTGATGAAGAAACATACCAAAAAGTAAACGTACCCATGATCCCAGATGGTTGGGACAGAATAAATAGAACACTTGAACTTATGAGGGATCTGCCTGTGAGAACCGTTATACGACTTACTCTGGTTAAGGGCGAGAACATGCACAACCCAGAAGGCTATGCAAAGCTTATAATGAAGGCAAGACCAATGTTCGTTGAGGCCAAGGCTTACATGTTTGTGGGCTTTTCCAGAAACAGGCTAACTATAAACAACATGCCAAGTCATGAGGACATAAAGGCATTTGCTGAGGAGCTCGTGAAACACCTCCCTGGGTACCACATAGAGGACGAGTATCCTCCTAGCAGGGTTGTTCTAATAATGAGAGACGACGTGAGCAAGGCGGATCGGGTTATAAAACATTAA
- a CDS encoding HAD-IIA family hydrolase, with amino-acid sequence MIGIIFDMDGVIYRGKEAVDGVKEVIEFLKSNKIPFVFLTNNSTRNARMYREKLREMGIEVEEERIITSGYATAQYLKKHFKKGNVFVIGGDGLREEIKSIEWPIITLEEVREKWRDVKYVVVGLDPKLTYEKLKYGCLAIRNGAKFIGTNPDTTYPSEEGILPGAGSIIAALKVSTEKEPLIIGKPYEPVFEVVKEKLKAEEIWVVGDRLDTDIAFAKKIGAKAIMVLTGVNTLEDIEKSEVKPDIVLPSIKELLEYMNIQHSFDPSQKARSSRI; translated from the coding sequence ATGATTGGAATAATCTTTGATATGGATGGTGTTATTTACAGGGGGAAAGAGGCTGTTGATGGTGTTAAAGAGGTTATCGAGTTTTTAAAATCCAATAAAATTCCTTTCGTCTTTCTCACCAACAACTCCACAAGAAACGCCAGAATGTATAGGGAAAAGCTCAGGGAAATGGGGATTGAGGTTGAAGAAGAGAGAATAATAACCTCCGGCTATGCAACGGCCCAGTATTTGAAGAAGCACTTTAAAAAGGGCAACGTTTTTGTAATTGGTGGTGATGGCCTCAGAGAGGAAATCAAATCTATTGAATGGCCCATAATAACCCTCGAAGAAGTGAGGGAAAAATGGAGAGATGTAAAATACGTTGTTGTGGGCCTTGATCCAAAGTTAACGTATGAAAAGTTAAAATATGGCTGTCTAGCGATAAGAAATGGGGCAAAGTTCATAGGCACCAACCCCGACACTACCTACCCGAGTGAGGAAGGCATTCTCCCTGGGGCAGGGTCAATAATTGCCGCATTAAAAGTCTCCACCGAGAAAGAACCCCTGATAATAGGAAAACCCTATGAACCTGTTTTTGAAGTAGTGAAAGAAAAGCTCAAAGCCGAGGAAATATGGGTGGTTGGGGATAGGCTTGACACCGATATAGCCTTTGCAAAGAAAATTGGAGCAAAGGCAATAATGGTCTTAACCGGTGTAAACACGCTTGAGGACATAGAAAAGAGTGAGGTTAAGCCAGATATAGTGTTGCCAAGTATCAAGGAGCTTTTGGAGTACATGAATATCCAACATAGTTTTGATCCATCTCAAAAGGCAAGGTCTTCAAGGATTTAG
- the spt4 gene encoding transcription elongation factor subunit Spt4: MTEKACRHCHYITNEDRCPVCGSRDLSDEWFDLVIILDPENSRIGQALGVKVPGKYAIRVR, translated from the coding sequence ATGACTGAGAAGGCCTGCAGGCACTGCCATTACATCACCAATGAAGATCGATGTCCCGTCTGCGGGAGCAGGGATTTAAGCGATGAGTGGTTTGACCTCGTTATAATCCTTGATCCAGAGAACTCTAGAATAGGCCAGGCACTTGGTGTGAAGGTTCCGGGGAAATACGCCATAAGGGTCAGGTAG
- a CDS encoding TasA family protein gives MRREIAFMLVGLLLGAAGFKIGGALFSDISISENNEIATGEFDVRISKTGSTFYNDLKLFEFNDLKPGDEIKAEFYIKNSGDFNISKILIIPHVQDLESGELTGAEALVDNTTEVGELSQNLILEWIVITHNNQTYTLSDYSGKSLYELNNQSISILTAPFAPSEILKVTMFFLVNPEAGNEIQKDLCLISMQIYAEQ, from the coding sequence ATGAGGAGAGAAATTGCCTTCATGCTCGTGGGCCTGTTATTGGGAGCAGCAGGCTTTAAAATAGGCGGTGCACTCTTTAGCGATATAAGCATCTCGGAGAACAATGAAATTGCAACTGGGGAGTTTGATGTTAGAATCAGCAAAACAGGAAGCACTTTTTACAATGATTTAAAGCTCTTTGAATTCAACGATCTTAAACCAGGGGACGAGATAAAAGCTGAGTTCTACATAAAAAACAGCGGGGACTTCAACATCTCGAAGATTCTTATAATTCCTCATGTCCAAGACTTGGAAAGCGGTGAGCTTACTGGGGCCGAGGCCTTGGTGGATAACACAACCGAAGTTGGAGAACTTAGCCAAAACCTCATATTGGAATGGATTGTGATAACACATAACAACCAAACCTATACTCTAAGTGATTACTCTGGAAAGAGCCTATATGAGCTAAACAACCAGTCGATCTCAATCTTGACTGCACCCTTTGCACCTTCAGAAATCCTTAAAGTTACGATGTTTTTCTTAGTGAACCCCGAAGCGGGCAATGAGATCCAAAAAGATCTCTGCCTAATCTCAATGCAAATTTATGCTGAACAGTGA
- a CDS encoding HemK2/MTQ2 family protein methyltransferase, which produces MLYYQGLKIKLHPQVYEPAEDTFLLARNLKVKEGDIALDVGTGTGIIALLMARKARFVLGVDVNPIAVELAKENAKINGITNVQFKLSNLFENVAGKFDIITFNAPYLPGEPEEPIDLALVGGKTGREVLDSFLEQFDNYLHEKGVVQIVQSSITGIEETLRKLESKGFTTEITAKERYFFEEIVVISAKRA; this is translated from the coding sequence ATGCTGTATTATCAAGGCCTTAAGATAAAGCTCCATCCACAGGTTTATGAGCCCGCTGAAGATACGTTTCTCCTAGCAAGGAACCTCAAAGTTAAAGAAGGGGACATTGCCTTGGATGTTGGCACGGGTACTGGAATAATAGCCCTTCTAATGGCAAGAAAAGCAAGGTTTGTCCTTGGAGTTGATGTTAACCCAATTGCAGTTGAACTGGCGAAGGAAAATGCAAAAATAAATGGCATAACAAACGTTCAGTTTAAATTAAGCAATCTTTTTGAGAATGTGGCTGGAAAATTCGATATAATCACATTCAATGCTCCCTACCTTCCGGGAGAACCAGAAGAACCAATAGACCTGGCTCTTGTTGGTGGAAAAACTGGAAGAGAGGTTTTAGACTCTTTTTTGGAACAATTTGATAATTATCTCCACGAAAAAGGTGTGGTTCAGATAGTCCAGTCCTCAATAACAGGTATAGAAGAGACCTTAAGAAAACTGGAATCTAAAGGATTTACCACAGAAATAACAGCTAAGGAGAGATATTTTTTCGAAGAAATTGTTGTGATAAGCGCTAAGCGAGCCTAA
- a CDS encoding DNA-directed RNA polymerase → MYKLLRVKDVVRIPPRMFTMDPKEAAKVVLREAYEGMYDKDEGVILAILDVHEVSEGLIIHGDGATYHEAVFDVLVWKPEMHEVVEGEVIDVVPYGAFIRIGPMDGLVHISQLMDDYVVFDEKNAQFVGKEKGHLLKLGDAVRARIIAISEKSKIIRENKIGLTMRQPGLGKFDWIEKEKRKAESGE, encoded by the coding sequence ATGTACAAACTCCTTAGAGTTAAAGACGTCGTGAGAATTCCCCCGAGAATGTTCACAATGGATCCCAAAGAGGCTGCAAAGGTAGTTTTGAGAGAGGCTTATGAGGGAATGTATGATAAGGATGAGGGAGTTATCCTAGCAATTTTGGACGTTCATGAAGTTAGTGAGGGCCTTATTATTCATGGAGACGGTGCAACATATCACGAGGCAGTGTTTGATGTTCTTGTTTGGAAGCCTGAGATGCATGAGGTTGTTGAAGGCGAGGTAATTGATGTTGTGCCTTACGGTGCATTCATAAGAATCGGCCCTATGGACGGGCTTGTGCACATTTCTCAGCTTATGGACGATTATGTTGTCTTTGACGAGAAAAACGCCCAGTTTGTTGGAAAGGAGAAGGGCCACTTATTAAAGCTTGGCGATGCTGTTAGGGCGAGAATAATTGCCATAAGTGAGAAGAGCAAGATAATTAGAGAGAACAAGATTGGACTTACTATGAGACAGCCCGGCCTGGGTAAGTTTGATTGGATAGAGAAGGAGAAGAGAAAAGCTGAAAGTGGTGAGTGA
- a CDS encoding inorganic diphosphatase has product MNPFHDLEPGPEVPEVVYALIEIPKGSRNKYELDKKSGLIKLDRVLYSPFYYPVDYGVIPQTWYDDDDPFDIMVIMREPTYPGVLIEARPIGLFKMIDSGDRDYKILAVPVEDPYFNDWKDLSDVPKAFLDEIAHFFRRYKELQGKEIIVEGWEDAEKAKQEILRAIELYKEKFKK; this is encoded by the coding sequence ATGAATCCATTCCATGATTTGGAGCCCGGACCAGAAGTACCGGAAGTTGTTTACGCCCTAATAGAGATTCCAAAGGGAAGTAGAAACAAGTATGAGCTGGATAAGAAAAGCGGCCTTATAAAGCTTGATAGAGTCCTTTACAGTCCATTCTATTATCCGGTTGACTATGGTGTAATTCCACAGACATGGTACGATGACGATGATCCATTTGATATCATGGTTATCATGAGAGAACCCACTTATCCTGGAGTACTCATTGAAGCGAGACCAATAGGCCTCTTTAAAATGATTGACAGTGGTGATAGGGATTACAAGATCCTTGCAGTTCCCGTTGAGGACCCATACTTCAACGACTGGAAAGACCTAAGCGATGTGCCAAAGGCCTTCCTTGATGAGATTGCCCACTTCTTCAGGAGATACAAGGAGCTTCAAGGAAAAGAGATAATTGTAGAAGGATGGGAAGACGCAGAAAAGGCAAAGCAGGAAATCCTTAGAGCAATAGAACTTTACAAGGAGAAGTTTAAGAAGTGA
- a CDS encoding DUF1616 domain-containing protein has product MKPKDYWDLITIIALSLLLDFLIAFYPDSLLRKALGLAFVLFFPGYVFITALFPEKKELDNLERLALSFGLSIAIVPLIGLGLNYTPWGIRLIPILVSLTVFNLIFAIAAVYRRANAVDPWIPRISIEKLKEELEWEQSSKLDKALTVILIIAIISSIATLAYVITHPKPGEKFTEFYILGPGGKAADYPTDLFVGEKARVILGIANHEYRNVTYHVEVWLVNLTYDFNTNETYIHKMYLMDYFNVTLPHKPVDIEGNWTPQWETNYTFTINRPGKWQLWFLLFKDERPPLPEPIKGDYAQTNATQRILDAIEGKIMGLKLNIRVRKS; this is encoded by the coding sequence ATGAAACCCAAGGATTACTGGGATCTGATAACAATCATCGCACTTTCACTCCTTCTTGACTTCCTCATTGCTTTCTATCCGGATAGTTTACTCAGGAAAGCCCTTGGTTTGGCCTTTGTGCTCTTCTTTCCAGGTTATGTTTTCATAACGGCCCTTTTCCCTGAGAAAAAGGAACTCGACAACCTTGAAAGATTGGCCTTGAGCTTTGGTCTGAGCATAGCGATAGTCCCTCTAATTGGCCTTGGTCTGAACTACACTCCCTGGGGAATAAGATTAATTCCAATCCTTGTAAGCCTAACGGTTTTCAACCTCATCTTTGCCATTGCGGCAGTTTATAGAAGGGCCAATGCCGTTGATCCATGGATTCCAAGGATAAGCATTGAAAAACTTAAAGAAGAACTGGAGTGGGAGCAATCAAGCAAACTGGACAAAGCTTTAACGGTAATCTTGATCATCGCAATAATCTCCTCCATAGCAACTTTGGCCTACGTTATAACCCATCCCAAGCCAGGAGAAAAGTTCACGGAATTTTACATTTTGGGCCCAGGAGGAAAAGCCGCCGATTATCCAACTGATCTCTTTGTGGGAGAAAAAGCCAGGGTTATTCTGGGCATAGCAAACCACGAGTATAGGAACGTTACCTATCACGTTGAGGTATGGCTGGTGAATCTAACCTACGATTTCAACACGAACGAGACTTATATTCACAAGATGTACCTCATGGATTACTTCAACGTAACTTTACCCCATAAGCCCGTTGATATTGAAGGCAACTGGACACCCCAATGGGAGACTAACTACACCTTCACCATAAACAGGCCCGGAAAGTGGCAGCTGTGGTTTTTGCTCTTCAAGGACGAAAGACCTCCACTACCTGAGCCAATAAAAGGCGATTATGCTCAAACAAACGCCACTCAGAGAATCCTGGATGCAATAGAGGGCAAAATAATGGGCTTGAAGCTCAATATTCGGGTTAGGAAGAGCTGA
- a CDS encoding MoxR family ATPase, with amino-acid sequence MNGKEFLEKLKAEIHNAVVGKDEVIELLAVALLAEGHVILEGVPGVAKTTIAKSFAHAIGLEFSRIQLTPDLLPADIIGTVYYDQKMAQFKIKKGPIFANVVLADEINRAQPKTQSALLEAMQEGQVTIEGRTLYLPRPFLVIATKNPLEFEGVYTLPEAQIDRFMMEIKVGYPDKEEELRMLLRKDRGDFREVRQIFTPTQILTLIAQVRRVKTSEEVLQYLYEIIAKTRRDDRLLVGASPRAAEHLLYASKALAFLRGRDYVIPDDIKEMALSVLTHRLLVRADYELEGVKSEDVVREILDEVEVPV; translated from the coding sequence ATGAATGGTAAAGAATTCCTTGAAAAGCTTAAAGCTGAAATTCACAATGCTGTTGTTGGAAAAGACGAGGTTATAGAGCTTCTGGCCGTTGCTCTGCTAGCTGAGGGACACGTGATTTTGGAGGGTGTACCCGGAGTTGCGAAAACAACCATAGCGAAGAGCTTTGCACATGCTATTGGTTTAGAATTTTCCAGAATCCAGCTTACACCTGATTTATTGCCCGCCGATATAATTGGAACCGTTTACTACGATCAAAAGATGGCACAGTTTAAGATAAAGAAAGGGCCCATCTTCGCCAACGTTGTTTTAGCGGATGAGATTAACAGGGCTCAGCCCAAGACTCAATCCGCCCTTCTTGAGGCAATGCAGGAAGGCCAGGTGACTATAGAGGGAAGAACCCTCTACCTCCCAAGGCCCTTCCTCGTGATAGCAACCAAAAACCCGTTGGAGTTTGAGGGAGTTTACACTTTACCAGAGGCCCAAATTGATAGATTCATGATGGAGATAAAGGTGGGGTATCCCGATAAAGAGGAAGAGCTTAGGATGCTACTGAGAAAGGATCGGGGAGACTTTAGAGAAGTAAGACAGATATTCACACCAACTCAGATCCTAACTTTAATAGCTCAAGTTAGGAGGGTTAAAACAAGTGAAGAGGTTCTGCAATATCTGTACGAAATAATCGCCAAAACTAGGAGAGATGACAGACTTCTGGTCGGGGCATCTCCAAGAGCTGCCGAGCATCTCCTCTATGCCTCAAAGGCCTTGGCCTTTCTTAGAGGGCGGGACTATGTGATACCCGATGACATAAAGGAGATGGCCCTCAGCGTTTTGACGCACAGGCTTTTGGTTAGGGCAGACTATGAACTGGAGGGTGTTAAGAGCGAAGACGTCGTAAGGGAGATTCTCGATGAAGTAGAGGTGCCAGTATGA
- a CDS encoding 30S ribosomal protein S24e, producing MEIRVIETKENKLLGRKEIYFEVIHEGEPTPSRADVKGKLVAMLDLNPETTVIQYIRSYFGSHVSKGYAKAYESKERMLYIEPEYVLRREGMIQEQEE from the coding sequence ATGGAGATTAGGGTTATCGAGACTAAAGAGAACAAACTCTTAGGAAGAAAGGAGATATACTTTGAAGTTATTCACGAGGGAGAACCCACCCCCTCAAGGGCAGACGTTAAGGGCAAACTCGTTGCAATGCTTGATCTAAATCCAGAAACAACAGTTATCCAATACATAAGGAGCTACTTCGGTAGCCACGTTAGCAAGGGGTACGCTAAGGCTTATGAGAGCAAGGAGAGAATGCTCTATATAGAGCCTGAATACGTATTGAGAAGAGAGGGAATGATACAGGAGCAGGAGGAGTGA
- a CDS encoding GTP-dependent dephospho-CoA kinase, which translates to MSRNFYYKLTEELREDLKNPLGKLVEGEMPQPYLKASEEFKNAPFLVTVGDVVTENVLRVGIKPSLAIYDHKTKRKEYEPDIELGAVVLTTKNPPGTITKALLNAVKKSFELVKRGKRVYLKVNGEEDLAAIPAVIYAPEGALVIYGQPEKGIVLIKVTPECKRRCAQLLRKMEVVYDGD; encoded by the coding sequence ATGTCCCGAAACTTTTACTACAAACTTACAGAGGAACTTAGGGAAGATCTTAAGAATCCCTTAGGTAAGCTGGTAGAGGGCGAAATGCCCCAACCTTATCTGAAAGCCTCCGAGGAATTTAAGAATGCTCCCTTTTTAGTTACAGTGGGAGATGTCGTCACGGAAAACGTCCTCAGAGTTGGTATAAAACCCTCTCTAGCAATATATGACCACAAGACTAAGAGAAAGGAGTATGAACCCGACATTGAGCTTGGTGCGGTTGTGTTAACAACAAAAAACCCACCTGGAACAATAACGAAAGCTTTATTAAATGCTGTCAAAAAGTCCTTTGAACTTGTTAAGAGAGGGAAAAGAGTTTACCTGAAGGTGAATGGCGAGGAGGATTTGGCCGCCATCCCGGCCGTGATATACGCTCCTGAGGGAGCTTTGGTGATATATGGTCAACCTGAGAAAGGGATAGTACTTATAAAGGTCACACCTGAATGTAAGCGCAGGTGCGCTCAGTTGCTTAGAAAGATGGAGGTGGTTTACGATGGAGATTAG
- a CDS encoding prenyltransferase/squalene oxidase repeat-containing protein, whose amino-acid sequence MKRIFSLILILLIVIPYAGALPILDASTRFLIEGEDYMDGTQEISLSLMALLSSYSIAENLTKENIASFVDELLKRQNEDGGWGYYEGSVSNVVDTSYAVIALKRAADFYASTGESYYDISSALRKGLSFLVKSYTMNGWGYIPNTLPEFYPTLMAVWALGENGYTEKSRYVEGAIAYLESAESMEISEAKAVGLKILAYKSVGYQIPESLIEKAWELVNSDAITIDERALLTYVLTTHEGLTFEVAKLLSRLEDLAESNETLVYWANVPEEWTNREVFTASAFAVMSFATANALGGVGGIISIEDSCSALEKVQNPDGGWGYRAGYSSDDRTTYYVLKALKRCYFKDEVIEKGLEWVESRLPKNMEKVSKEGRLNSAYIYNLLTLLEFNMLNETEKQTHISFIKSLSEDGKWKTILGPQPYDTALAIKALLALGVDPSDEDIVKAKEWLLSLPTDGWGLRIQIAVPFRVRYIMPTVPTTLEVLEALTPLVTKEEVERHLTWLMEQKIEDDGWPVVKEIYIRDILMYLGAPSVELTIRATKVLYDFGIDYRAETFNWLLDHRSDGLWGTTLTESALAVLFFSEMGEVVIKPLSLYQVLKQIPEKNFTILYTSDYNSTAVSLGEALSEVFEKSFEIKPFEGFGDSNYIVVSDFSTFNILQYNPYIKVKSDDMYVYLDDKSYPINDTVILIPGKTSEGYLLFVLSSKGAEDIVSTFFSSTIIKYLNGAACVITHEDKNHNGVVEFDELNIELVG is encoded by the coding sequence ATGAAAAGAATATTTTCGCTAATTTTAATCCTGCTAATAGTGATTCCTTATGCTGGAGCACTCCCCATTTTAGACGCTTCCACGAGGTTTCTAATTGAGGGCGAGGATTACATGGATGGTACTCAAGAGATAAGCTTATCCTTAATGGCCTTACTCTCAAGCTATTCTATTGCTGAGAATCTTACCAAAGAAAATATCGCGAGTTTTGTGGATGAGCTATTGAAGAGACAAAATGAGGATGGAGGATGGGGATATTACGAGGGAAGTGTGAGTAATGTTGTGGACACTTCTTATGCAGTTATAGCGTTAAAACGGGCAGCAGACTTTTATGCTTCTACTGGAGAGTCCTATTATGATATCTCAAGTGCCCTTAGGAAAGGGCTGAGTTTTCTAGTAAAGTCCTACACCATGAATGGATGGGGGTACATACCAAACACACTGCCAGAGTTCTATCCAACCCTTATGGCAGTTTGGGCGTTGGGTGAGAATGGATATACGGAAAAGAGCAGATATGTAGAGGGAGCAATAGCATACTTGGAATCGGCCGAGAGCATGGAAATAAGTGAAGCAAAGGCCGTTGGACTAAAGATCCTTGCCTATAAGAGTGTTGGTTATCAAATACCCGAATCCCTCATTGAAAAAGCATGGGAGCTCGTAAACTCTGACGCTATTACCATAGATGAGAGAGCCCTGCTTACCTATGTGCTCACCACTCATGAAGGATTGACTTTTGAAGTTGCCAAACTCCTCAGCAGGTTAGAAGACCTAGCAGAGAGCAATGAAACCTTGGTTTATTGGGCTAACGTTCCAGAGGAGTGGACAAACAGAGAGGTATTCACAGCTTCAGCCTTTGCAGTCATGAGTTTTGCGACGGCCAATGCTCTCGGGGGAGTAGGGGGCATCATTTCAATAGAAGACTCTTGTTCTGCCCTTGAAAAAGTCCAAAATCCAGATGGAGGATGGGGATACAGAGCGGGCTATAGCTCTGATGATAGAACCACTTATTACGTTTTAAAGGCATTGAAGAGGTGCTACTTTAAAGATGAAGTCATTGAGAAAGGCCTAGAATGGGTTGAAAGCAGACTCCCTAAGAATATGGAAAAAGTTTCTAAAGAAGGACGATTAAACTCCGCTTACATTTACAACCTCCTCACGCTTCTAGAGTTTAACATGCTTAATGAAACCGAGAAACAAACCCATATCTCCTTTATAAAGAGTTTGAGTGAGGATGGAAAGTGGAAGACGATACTTGGGCCACAACCCTACGACACGGCCCTTGCTATAAAGGCTCTCCTAGCATTGGGAGTTGACCCAAGTGATGAGGACATAGTAAAAGCAAAAGAGTGGCTTCTCTCACTACCAACAGATGGATGGGGCCTTCGCATACAGATTGCCGTTCCATTTAGGGTCCGTTATATCATGCCCACAGTTCCCACAACTTTAGAAGTTCTTGAGGCTCTCACCCCACTGGTCACTAAAGAAGAGGTTGAAAGGCACTTAACATGGCTCATGGAGCAGAAAATCGAAGATGATGGGTGGCCTGTTGTTAAGGAGATTTATATTAGAGATATCCTGATGTATTTAGGAGCCCCATCAGTTGAACTCACAATACGAGCCACTAAAGTCCTATATGACTTTGGCATAGACTACCGTGCTGAGACATTTAACTGGCTTTTGGACCACCGCAGTGATGGTTTATGGGGAACAACCTTAACAGAATCCGCCCTTGCAGTACTCTTTTTCTCTGAAATGGGAGAGGTAGTAATTAAGCCTCTCAGTCTATATCAAGTCCTCAAGCAAATTCCCGAGAAGAACTTTACGATCCTTTACACTTCTGATTATAATTCCACTGCAGTTTCACTTGGAGAAGCCCTTAGTGAAGTATTTGAAAAGAGCTTTGAGATTAAGCCCTTTGAAGGATTTGGAGATTCCAACTACATCGTAGTCTCAGACTTCAGCACATTTAATATACTCCAATACAACCCGTACATCAAGGTAAAGAGCGATGATATGTATGTCTACCTTGATGATAAGAGCTATCCAATAAATGACACGGTAATTTTAATTCCAGGAAAAACCAGCGAGGGATATCTACTGTTTGTACTCTCATCCAAAGGTGCAGAGGATATTGTGAGCACGTTCTTCAGTTCCACGATAATCAAGTACCTCAATGGAGCCGCCTGTGTAATAACCCATGAGGACAAGAACCATAACGGGGTAGTGGAGTTTGATGAATTGAACATTGAGCTTGTGGGGTGA
- a CDS encoding 30S ribosomal protein S27ae — protein sequence MAGKKTSQKWKFYEVKDGKVSRKNRFCPRCGPGVFMANHKDRWTCGRCGYTEWKR from the coding sequence ATGGCTGGTAAGAAGACATCCCAAAAGTGGAAGTTCTACGAAGTTAAGGATGGCAAGGTCTCAAGGAAGAACAGGTTCTGCCCAAGATGCGGCCCAGGAGTTTTCATGGCAAACCACAAAGACAGATGGACATGTGGTAGATGCGGTTACACTGAGTGGAAGAGATGA